From Deltaproteobacteria bacterium:
GGGCTGATCTGTTGCCGGCTCTGATCGCGGAACATCAGGTTCGCTACGCCGATGACCGGCGCAGCTTTCTCGTCTTGGACCTCACCGTGGATGCTCTACCGCCTGCGGACGTGCTGCTGTGCCGCGACTGCCTCGTACATTTGTCCTTCGCGGACGTTGCCCGCGCGCTTGCGAACATCAAACGGGGGGGCATCGACTATTTGCTCACGACGACTTTCCCCAGCTGCGATCAGAACGAGGACGTCGTGACCGGAGACTGGCGCCTGCTGAATCTGGAGAGGCCACCGTTCAACTTCCCGCCACCGCTGCGGCTGATGAACGAAGGGTGCACTGAGAGCCGGGGGGCTTTTGGTGACAAGAGTCTTGGCCTATGGCGTGTCGGACAGCTACCAACGCTGGAGCCAGCCGCCTAGCATGGGCGTTGGATCGGACGCGCCTGCGGCGCGCCGCTCAACGCCGCGACGTTAGGCGCATGAAACTGTCGGTCACGCGATTGAAGGGGCATCGTCGCATTTGCGGCGGCGCCCTCATCGGCCTCACGGTCCTTCTTCCATGGACTCCACTCCGCGCCGCCGAACCGCTTCGCGTCGCCACCTATAACATCTTCATAGGCAACCCCGACCTCGAGAGATCGATCGGCGTCATCCTTGCCGCAGACGTGGACATCGTGGCGCTCCAAGAAGTATCTCACCGGCAGATTGACCTTCTCACGACGAGGCTCCGGGAGCGATTCCCCTATCGCTTCTTCCCCGAGGCCACTGATGGTGGCGCTCCAGCCTTGCTGTCGCGTTTGCCGCTCGCGAACGAACGTTACCGACCATCCGAGCGAGGCTTGAACGGCTTTGCGTTCGCCGACATCGAGTTCGATGGCCGGCAGGTCCAGGTGGCCAATCTCCATCTCGATCCTATTCGAGCGTGGACGCTGGCGTATAAACTCACAGTTCCCTGGCAGATGTTGTGGCAAGGCGCGCGCCATCGCAGCGAACTCGCGCAGGTATCGGCAGAGCTACGTCCCATGGTAGCCACGATCGTCCTTGGTGACCTAAACACGATCGCGAGTATGGCTGCGCCCGAAGAGCTCTCGCGTTGGGGTTTGGTCGATAGCTATGCGGCGATTCACTCCAGTGGAGAGAAGCTCGCTACGCATCGGGCAGCAATCCTCGGCATCCCGATCGGTCGCCGAATCGATTTCATCTTCCACAGTCGCGAATTTCAGACCGTTGACAGCGAGCTAGTTCCCGGCGAACCTTCGGATCACGACTTGGTACGGAGCACGCTCGAGTGGTCCGATTGGATGGGCAGTCACGCGTCTGGGCCAATCGCCGAGCCCTAATCCCAGGAGCGACATTCGTACCCCGACACATGCCGTCGTCTCGATCGAGTCCGTCACGCAGTCGAGTTCGGAAATGGAACGGTTTGAAGGGTCTAACCCGCGGCTCCAGCGGCCCGCGGTCAAGTTGGGCTTTACGCTACGGCGCGAGCCATGCTAGGGAGATGTGCGGCGGCGGCTGAGCCGCGGGGTCGTTCGCTCG
This genomic window contains:
- a CDS encoding class I SAM-dependent methyltransferase; the encoded protein is MREVTLPVAQYVGADLLPALIAEHQVRYADDRRSFLVLDLTVDALPPADVLLCRDCLVHLSFADVARALANIKRGGIDYLLTTTFPSCDQNEDVVTGDWRLLNLERPPFNFPPPLRLMNEGCTESRGAFGDKSLGLWRVGQLPTLEPAA